TATTGAGTGCATAAATGACAAATATCCGTTGAATCGTCATTTAGTCACTTTATCTGACAGTAGTACGACGTGTTCAGACTGTTCTGTTTTGATTCATCTGTTCTGCTTTAGTACGACCCGTCAGTCAGTCTGTTGatacttcaactgatgacgtgacCAACTGATTTGAAGTCAACTGATCACCCGATCAGTTCGGCTGGACATTATCAGTTCTAACCGATGTCCTATCACTTACGAATTCTTCAGTTGATAAGTTTTTTCCAGTTCAGCTTGAACGAAGTCTCCAATTACGATTACACGATTGTTCGATCAGTTATATTCTTCTGTTCTCTTAAGgattaatttgtcaaactctgaaacttaTAATATTCTAAtagaaactactatatttcgggtggaaaataagacgaaAGAATGTCAAATTTCTTGTGAATCAGTAACATGCacaaagaacaagaacatgttgagtctgaggtttccaatgtgaggcaattaaatcgagacagaagaccaccaggttgactttcagattatgtcactgaaagcaatattgcatattgtctattatcagaggaaggtgagccatcgagtttccacgaggctactaaaagctcggatgtatccttgtggatgatagcaatgcaagaagagttggagagattagacaaaaataaaatttgagatcttgttacactaccacgagggagaaaagccattggaaacagatggtCTATAAGATCACGCACAGatggtctataagatcaagcgtgatggaaATAACCAAGTTGAGCAGTATCGttctagattggtggtaaaagggtatgctcaaaAAGAAGACGTTgatttcaatgagatatttcTCCTATGGTTCGTCTTACAACTGTCAGATTGGTATTGGTAatgtgtgcggtgtttgacctataTCTAAAACAACTAGATGTGAAAACTGCGTTCTTCATAGAGAtcttaaagaaaaaataaaaaggcAAATAGAACTTGGTTGGCAAGTTGAACAAATCTCTATACGGTCTCAAACAGATATTGAGGTGTTGGTataagagatttgattcctatatcatgagcctttcATACAACAGACTAaatgcagacccttgtacatatttcaagaggtctggtcacgattatatcattttattgtttcatgtggacgacatgttggtagcaggtcCCAAAAAAGAtaaggtccaaggattgaaggcactgttggctagagaatttgaaatgaaggaattGGGACCATCAAACAAGAGTCCAATGATTCAAGTTCACCGAGACGGAAGTaaaagaaagatttggcttttcCAGAACAATTATGTGAAGAAAGTCTTggaacgcttcaacatgcaagatagtaagccaattttGACTCGTCTTcttgttaacttcaagttatcctctaAGATGCGTCCTAGCAATGAAACAGAGAGGATTGAGATGTCTCGAGTATCATATGCATCAGTaatgggaagtttgatgttcgttATGAtttgtacaagaccagacattgCTCAAACAGTGGGAGCGGTTaatcggtatatggcgaatcgtggacgagagcattggaaaattgttaagaggatccttagatataTCAAGGTACCTCAAATGCTGTATTATGTTATGGAGCATCGAATTTTAcaggctatgtcgattcagattattcaAGTGATCTTGATAAgagaaaatctactactggttatgtgtttacattTGCAGAGGGATAAGTAAGCTGGATTTCAAAACTACAAACAATTGTGGCATTATCTACAGTAGAGACATgatacatggcagctactcaagcttacaaggaggcaatatggattaaaaagttattggaggagatcgggcacaaacaagaTAAGATTCATTGTTTTGTGACAGTTAAAGTGtcttgcacatcgcaagaaatccagcctttcattccaggactaaacacattggagttCGATTTCACTTTGTTCGAGAAGTAGTTGAAGAATGAAGCGTATATATTAAGAAGATACATACAAATGATAACTTAGTTGATGTTCTTgccaagccagtgaacactaACAAGTTTGAGTGATGTtagtggagatgtgtttgattatcAATCAAATATCTAAGTGGGAGAAACATCGGCAATATGTTAAGTAGGTGGCAGACATCATTTATTGAGGTTGGTAGCAAAAACACGTTGAGATCATCTTAGGAGGTTGGAAGAAGCCACAATACGCGTCCCCTCCCCTCATTTCTATCATTCATTCATCGAgttttttctctcatcttatagcatttgagtgcttaattctataatatttgtaaaGTGTTTGTTCTCCATTATTAAGAGAGTATATGTTCTATTTGAAAACACAATGAGTGGTTGTacacataaaatattatagtgaaattcttttcatattgcccgtggtttttacccttataattttttaaaggtTTTTCACGCAAATCTTGGTGTTTagttttatactttattttcatattattatctCAAACTATAGCATGTGAGATCAACAACAAGTAGTCGGTTTCTCTTTTCTCTCACTTTCCCTCCGCACTATCCAGCTTCTGAGAGTTTGGGATTGTCCACGAACAATTAGTTTACCATTGTTTTTGAAGTAGGTGAGATCGTAGCATGTGATTTTGTCCCACGCCTAACTaatatttgattttcaaattggaataatatataaaaacgGATATTGGATGAAGTTATTGTGAATTGTCTTGGAGACAACCCTAATATattgtgaaaaatattttttttattcaatttcgAGAAAACAAGGTGTGTTAATAGGAGAAACATTTTAAAAAGATTTCAAATGAAGCAGATTTGAAAACAAGTGCAACtaaaattgtttaaaatttaggCATTAAGGATGGACATGTAAAGGTGATAATGATTCTCAAGAACCATAGAACAAAAATCAGAACTaacaaaacatttttcattttgaaaaatgataattgaaaatattgtatttttattgGGTCAGACTTCAGAGGAATATGTAATTGTACAAATACAATAGTGTTTGCAATAATGTTTTTCTTCATAGCCTTGTGAAGTTGATGATTGTCTgatcatattaaaaaaaattatcttctTTATTtcctttatttaaatttcatttacgaaaaaataaaaactatgttttaaattttttcattgGAGGAACGAACATAGTTACTAAAAGTATCTTATTttgtatataaaatataaatatttctaAGTAATTACAGGATTGGAAAATAGAGATACAAATTATTGATATCAAAAGAATTATAAATGCCCGAGAAAAACaaagataaaaattataatttcataTCATGAGAAAATAGTAAATAAAATTATCAagttatgaaaatatatattatttggacCTCACAGCTCCGAATCAAATTTGACGTTTTACTTGGTATTTCCTAATAAATTTTGTCAGTCATGGGGTGGCAAATGAAAATTCACCTACAATTTTTTGAAACTAAAAGCCATCCCGAAAACGTTGGAGGAGGATGTATAACTCAAGAAATAACAAGGCAATTGGAGAAGATTTTGGGCGGCGTATAATTTGGTTTGATGTGATTTGTAGATCGATGCATTATCGAACAAAATTAACGGGTCAAAGGGAGGACGATGAATGCAAGAAAACTGGGAAAGCAAAAACGGGTGGCGACAATCTAActgaaattaaatataataccACAAGAGTGTTGGAGATTTATCTCACTTCGgagtttttttaaattttgtatttttatgttgATGTTTATGCTTATATACCATATGATACAAATGCATGTACATAagtatttgtatttatttatgttataatTACTCCTTCAGAGAATCAGAAATAGATAAGTTTTTTTCTTTTCCAATTTCTTTAACTTACATAGCCACCACATATGCAACAAATGTTAACCTTATCCAACATAATCAACGTTACGTGCAACAAATATCCACGTAGAGTAATACCTATATAAAAACTAGAAAATCAGACGGTAATTTCTCCCTCTTCTTGAAGACTTTGACCTACATTTTTTATTACAAAATCCCTTCCAGGAGAAGCAGAAACATCGTCTACCGCCACCTGATTCTTCTTTTCCGAACTGCCACTTTCATCACCTGATTCTTTGATAACGACCACGGGAAATCTCAGAGACTTGCTAGGCCAATCCGCGAAGAATGAATTCATCACCATGAACCGAAAAGTTTGCAGCAAATATGTTGCGTCTCTTTTAATATCCGAATATAGCAGTTTCTGCAATAGAGATGGCTCCCTTTTATTATCCAAATGGGTGCTGTCACTTGCCAATCTTTGTTTCTTAGCAAAGCAATCATTTCgatcatgaaaattttgatggaaTTTGCCCTGTCTATCAAACTTGTTTGGAAATCTCTCCCTCTTCCCGAATACGTGTTGGTCTTTAACCCTGCCATCCGTCTGTCTTTCAGAATCTGGTAAATAACATGATGGTATTTCTGCAACTTCACAACCTAATTCAGCTTGCTTCTCCAATATCTCCTTGAGTTCCTGAGAGAAATGTTGACAATTGTTTATCATGGAAGGAGAATATCAAACTCAAGAAGACAACAAGAGGGGGTTAGCCAGACGCTCCAAAACTATAGAAAAATCCAAACATGAATTgaatatattaataaaagaaCCAGTAGTTAAAATTTGTGATGCCGGTAAGATTGATCCCAAATCAACCAATCATGTTGTTGGACCAAATGTATGTCATTGTACCAAAAGCTATCACTTGTTGTAACTGTGCAACTACAGTCCGACGTCACTTCTTAATCCCCTTCACATAAGTACCATACAAGACAGTAGGTGTGATTTCGCTCCACAACAGACCCCCTACCAACACTTGCTACAATTTGCACTCCTGTATTAATACACTTATCAATGTGCCAAAACCTATCCTCTTGGTGATGGTATAACTCAAATAATTTTAATCTCTAAATCGGCCAAATTGTTGCTTTATAACAAAAGTTCACCACCATTAGTAGAGTCCTCCACTGCCACTATCCGTTCAACAAATACCAGCCACATTACTAGTTGTTACTATCATGTAGGCATACAAGATTGAAGCAAATGTAACACCTGATAGTCCTAAAATCGATCAATTCCCTTATACTGTATCCAATTACTATTCCAGCATCATCTATCTAACTTCCTTATCAAAATGGAGAATAAGACAACAATTCATGCTTAAACAAAATAGTGGCGAATATCACAAACTGATTTATGCAGGAACAGAAATTAAGTTAAGAATTGCGGGAAGTTTTATAAATTACAGTACTATTGATGGTCCATAGTTTCGTGATCAAGGGGGCCGTTAAGATTTCATATTCCACATTAATCTTTTCTAATTGTTTCAAAAGGTGGCACAATCTTTCTTATTGTCTTCCTCCTCTCTCTCTCTTCCAGTTCTGGTTTCAATTGAGCAGACGGGTATGATCATGGTAGCTTTGTAAGTAAAAGGAACCAATTTTGGTGAAGCAGTTCACTTTTTCAACTCCCCGGAAATTGGTTTATGAATGGTGGCTGGTGATTATGGCATTTTCTCATGACATATATTCTTGTTTGTGTTCAGCTAGCGGCCAGGTAATGCTTGCTCCATGTTCTGCAATTGCTGATGGATTCATGGCAAGCAATTGCAAACGGTTTGGATTTGTGAGCCATTTAACGTCGGTATAGAAACAAGCACGGAGACAAAGTAGCGTGAGGCCAACGGTTTGGATTTGTGAGCCATTTAACGTCGGTATAGAAACGAGCACGGAGACAAAGTAGCGTGAGGCCAACGGTTTGGATTTGTGAGCCATTTAACGTCGGTATAGAAACAAGCACGGAGACAAAGTAGCGTGAGGCTACATAGGTAAACCAGCAAAAAGTAGAACATAACTGCTGTCCCAAACCAGAAACACCAGAACCAGGCAAAATCATTCAAAACACGGAAAATCAATAAGCAACAGAAATATTCCATATCCAATTTTATCGTCCGGTCATAAATTATCCCTTTCTACTCAGACGGGAGAGAAGAAATTCACAAAAATATATTGTATGACCCAAAATTATGTCTTTGTTCAATTAAGGCAAGTTTGGATACCTGACGCCGTATCTTGGCAACTGCATCTGTGACCTCAAGCCGCATAGAATTGTCTTTCAACTTCTGCAGTTAACACATCTAAAATAACATGTTTCTCTCTTAAGATAAAACCGGAGCATCAAACAGAGATCGCCTATCAGCATACCTTCTCCATGTTAGCTTTTGACGGGTAATTTTTCTTACGCTGTTCACGCCACTGTTGAATTTCTTGTTCTGTGTAGTTCAACGTGAGAGGCCTGATTTAAAAGACAGTggcaaaagaaatttaatacaATGACACGAAAAaggcaaaaataaataaataaatagactaGCTGCCAAAAATAGGGCCTCGATCCACTTCAATACAGTTAACTGTCTCTATTTTCTTTTGTGCTCTCCCATTCTCCAACTCCGGTCTTACAATTGCCAGAAAACAAGTAGGAAATAACTACTTAATTGCTCGATGACCCAAggaaaatgaataaataaaattacCTCCCTTTTTCCACTTGAATCTGTTTGCCCGTATCAGAAAGAATAGAGGTGTTTGCTCCATTTTTCGACCCTGTTAAAAAGATAAGGAAAGCACAAAGCATATTTAAATAGACTTGCAAAAGATGAAACTAAATGATATAGTCAAACTCCAGAAGAAACACCAAATTCTGAGAAACCACAAATGCATAAAGTTTATATATTTAAGTAAATAAAAAATGTGTTGATATAGTTAGTCTGCCAAAAAAAATATGCTGGCAGATCAAAGGTTGTGTCGTGAAAGAGAATAAGGGAAAAAAGGAAAcataattttattcattgatAAAAGGAAAGAATACAAATCagatttatagaattttattcTACCAAACTTCCCTAAATTAATAGATCTAACCTATTTAAAGTTAAAGTTTAAAAACAACAGAAAAAGATAATTCTTATCATATCATAACTACTAAAAAGATAAATACTAATTCAACACTCCCCCTCTATACATGTTGATCATGCCTAGCATGGAGCACTTCTTCAAAGATTGATCGATACAGAGCTTTAGTCAAGATGTCAGCAAGTTGCATTCGAGTCGGGTGTAGATGAGCTCAATTGTTTTCATCTCAAGTTTCTCACTTATAAAATGTCAGTATACTTCAATGTGCTTGGTTCGATAATGATGGACTGGATTTTTGGCTATACGAATAGCTGTCTGATTGTCGCACATCAATTTCACGAGATGATCATCTTCCAACTTCAATTCACTGAGTAGTCTTTTAAGCCATATTCCCTCACAAATTCCATTAGTCAGGGCACAATATTTTGCTTCAGTACTACTGCGAGCCCCAACTGGACTATTTCTTACTCCTACAAGTTACAAGGTTTCCCCAAACAAAGGCCCATTAACCCGCGGTAGAGCGTCTGTCACTTTGGGATGCTGAATCCTGCCCAGTCAGCATCAATGTACACCCTGACATTTCTAACTGAAGATTTTCTGAAGAGTAATCCTTTTCCAGGAGTTCTTTTTAGGTATCTTAGCACCCGATACACCGCTTCCATATGATCTTTAGTCGTATTATTCATGAATTGACTCATCACAATAACCACAAACCCAATATTTGGGCGTGTGTGTGATAAGTAAATCGGTTTGCCAACTAGGCGTCGATATCTTCCCTTGTCAACTGACGGGTAGCCATCATTTACCCATATTTTTTACGTTTGGGTCCATTGGAGTCTCAACCGGTAGACTCCTCAGCATTCATGTTTCTTTCAGGAGGTCTAGTATATACTTTCTTTGAGAAATTGGTATCCCATGAGCTAACCAGGCTACTTCCATtcccaataaatattttaaaggtCCGAAATCTTTCATCTCAAATTCCTTTGCAAGAAGAATCTTGACACGACCATTTCTTCATCATTGTTTCCAGTAAGgacaatatcatcaacatagacAATGATCACAACGATTTTTCCTCCTTCAAAGTGTTTTAACAAACAGAGTATGGTCAGATTGACATTGAGTGTATCCCTCTCCTTTCAGAATAGAGGTGAATTTGCAAAACCATGCTCGAGGAGATTGCTTTAGACCATGTAGTGACTTTCGTAGCTTACACACTTTGTTGAGAGTAGTTTCTGACTCAAAACCTGGTGGAATGTCCGTGTCGATTTCCTCCTCAAGATCCCCGTTAAGAAATACATTCCTCACATCAAGTTGATACACCGGCCAGTCTAGGTTAGCTACAATTGATAAGATTAATCGGATTGTGTTCAGTGACCAGGGCAAATATCTCTTCGTGGTTGATCCGATAAGACTATGTAATCTTTTTGCTACTAGGTGTGCTTTGAATCGTTTAATACTCCCATCAGCTTTATGCTTAACTGTGAAAATCCATTTACATCCAACTGTCCTTTTTCCTTGGGGAAACCCGGCGATCTCCTAAGTGTTATTTTTTTCTAGTGACCATATTTCCATCGTAGGAGCTTTTCATTTTGGGTCTTGGAGAACTTCTTGAATATGAACCTAATCAATCCTGGACACAAATGCTAGATATGTAGGAGATAAATGTTCAAGAGAGACAAATTTACATATCGGATGAAGAGTGCACATTCGAGCCCCTTTTCTTAGTGCAATAGGCAAATCATTTGGATCAATGTGTTCAACATCGTGAGAAATAATTTCAAGTTCAGTAGTACCTTGCTTGTTTGTGCAGGAAAATGGAGGTGGAGAAGCATTATCGGCTTGCTGATTTTGTGCATGATCTTGTTGACTGCTTTATGCGGGAATAGACCTGGAGAGGTATATTGGCAGGGGATGGATCGAGATCAAGTGAGCTGTCGGTTGCAGGATCAGGCTGGATTGGGACTTCGGTCGGCTCTCTGAAGGTTACAGTGGGACTGATAGCCGCCCAATTTGGAGATTCAATGCTACCTCTTTCCCCTTGAAACGAGAAATTGGAATAAAAAGGTTGGTTCTCAAGGAAGGTAACATCCATAGAGGTATAGAACTCCCTAGTGGTTGGAGAATAACATTTATATCCCTTTTGAATTGGAGAATAACCAAGCTCACTATTAGATTGGATTGAGAGAGAAGACTTTTATGAATGGTGAGGGCAGAACTATCAACTGGATTTGAGGCACTTTGTGAAGGGCCCAACATTACTTTCCTGCGGCTTTCTTCTTGACGGACCTTAGAGAAGAATGCTCGGAGGCCGGGCAGAGTTTTAGAGCCAAGAATCTGGCCCCCGACTTCATCGAGGTTGCAGTTGAGGCCCAATAAGAATTTAAACACGTGTTTCTGTTCAACGATGGATTTATATTTCTGCTCATCAGTGGGGCACTTCCATTAATGAATTTCGAACAAATCCAGCTGCTGCCAGTGACGGGTGATCTAAGTAAAATAGGTGGTGAGAGTGTCATCCCCCCTGTCGTAGGTCATGGAGAATACTCTCTATCGCGAAGAGCATCCCTAGACGGGAGAGTATCACGTGCTGCATCCCAGATTTCTTTAGCAGAATGATAGAGGAGAAAGTTTTAGCCAATCTCCGGAGTCATGAAATTAATTAGCCATGACATAACCAAATTGTTCTCAGTCTTCCATGCCTTAAAGTTGTTATCGTTGGCCACACAACTCTTGGATGTGTCCAAGAAAAGTTCATCTTTGCCTCTACCACGTAAGATCATCATCACAGATTGGGACCATTGGAGATAGTTTTGCCCATTTAGTTATGGCATATAATGGGCATGGAAGAGGCGTCGCCCATTCCATGGGTGGCCAGCGCCGATTTGGAGTTGGTTTCAGAAGGGTCAGAAGGTGGAGTAGCCATACCCTATTCTGTCATCGGTTCTGCCTACTCGATGATACCATGTCGTAAAAGAGAATTAGGGCAGAAAGGAAAcataattttattcattgatAGAAGGAAAGAATACAAATCAGATTTATAGAATATCATTCTACCAAACTTCCTTAAATTAAGAGATCAATCTAAtctatttaaagtttaaaacAACAGTAAAGATAATTCTTATCATATCATAATCATAACTACTAAAAAAGATGAATACTAATTCACAGGTTGCAATAAGCTTTACCATATAACAGTGTTTGACAAGGCAATTATCATACAAATCTTAAACCAAAGCTAATTAGGGTGGTTTGAAATTAAAGTTCTAGTGGTTCCCTGTAAATCATACTTAATATCACCATGTCAAGTTAACATTGGCATTTCTCCTCTTAAAGTTTACTACTTCTATATCCATAGTTCAGGTGCCATAAGGATTGGTGTTTGATGCGCTCAAACCATCTCAATTGCTCCTTTATGATATTATCTTCCACCAATGCCACCTCCTATGTTGCATAGATATGGGGCAGGGAATCGTATCGAAtacgaaaaaaaattatatatatatacacacacacacacacacatatatatatatataatgttatatttcatcaacaaaaatataaaacaccAAATTGATCTTAAGCAAGTAAAAAAAATCAAGCATCCATGTCGGTCTCATCACCAACACTGGCTTCATCAGTAAATAAGACCGACTCCAAGCAAGTTCATAAAGAGATAAATTGGCAATTTCAAGGATAGCAACACCCTCCACGTCCATGTAATCAAATGCATCCGCTCCAACATCCCACATCTTACTTTCTCCTTCACTATAATGTGGACTCCTCCTATATAAAAGACGAATATTGTAGTCAACATACACCAAATCTTCCGTTATTTGTGGTATTATTTTGTTTCACTTCAGTGTGTGTATAAAATTGTAGGTGCTCCAATTTCTCTcacaagaagaagaagaagaagaaggctGCCCAAGTAGCTTTAAAGCTAAACTTTGAAGAGTTGGTGCGGAAGCTACATGGATAACCCACCACTTAGTTGGAGTCTTGGAGTCATCAAACCTTGATCACGCATTGCCTCATTATCTAAAAAATCATCAATGTCTGCGGAAAAAGTGGCAAACTCCTCATTGACACTTACTCATTCTGATGAACATGAGTAATATCTTTCAATTcactttttcttttctcttgAAACTTCAATGTCCTTATAAGGAAGAAGTCAATTATAAGATTCTTGGAGCCACTCATTGCTATAATATCTATATAAAAAGGTTGAAAATTAAACAaactaatatttataatttgcTAAAACttagttaaatttttttagagtTTCAGCAATGCAGAGGTGTATTGCTTTTATTCCATCGCTCCACCAGAATATCATGAACTTCACAAAACTTTGAATCTCCACTTTGAGGCCCCTTCGAGATAGCAACCCCGATCTTCTCTATCATTTCATTCCACCACTCATATACTAAATGAAGACAAGGTTGATCACATTCTACTTTCCTTAGCATCTCATAAATTGAACTTGTTAAAGAAAGTACATAATCAATCTTTTTACAGAATTGATCATCCAATATCTCGTACTTCACTACTCTAGCTTTCACTATATCATCATCCTCGTACAGATCCCATCTTTCACTAATCAAcatgttttcaagaaatttctTGATTTGCCTGAACCTTTTGATCATAATGATCGTGGAAGCAAATCAAGTCTCCGCATGTGAGATGTTCAGTGGAAAGGGGGACGTTGTGGAAAAAAGTAATTAAGAGCATCTATGGTCTTCATGACAACGGGTGGGACATGGGTTTGGCGGAGAAAGCGACATTCAGAAGTCCTTGGAATTTATCACTCGTTCTCAACCGGCTTTTCAACAACTGTTTAGAACGGTGCCCAAAGGGTAATATCATTCGTTTTTGGGAGGATGTTTGGGAGGGGGGCCTCATTTAAAGACCGATTTCCATCTTTGTTTCGAATTTGCATTTCAACCAACAAACCTATCTGTAACTTCGTAGATGTTGTCAATAGCAGTGTCAATTCTTCTTTCATTTGGaatgtgaggtttaaaaaagaTTTTAACGAGGTTGAGTTAGGTGAGTTCACTAATCTTTTAGGAGTCTTAAAGAGAGTCAGACTGGAGGTGGGTATCGAGGATTTTAGAGTTTGGTTGGGGGAAGGGTTGATTTTTGTTAGATCTTTTTACAACTCTTTCTTCTCGATCTCAAATTTCCCGTTCTTCTCCTATTTTCATAATATCTGGAAAGTACACGTCCCACAAAAGTTCAAATTTTCTCTTGGATCGTGGCCTTGGGGAAACTGCCCACATGCGACTCGGTGCAAAGAAGGTGGCCGGACTGCGTTTTATGCCCGCAATGGTGTTGTTTATGCTAAAAGCAAGAGGAAAATCAAGACCATCTACTTTTGCATTGCTCATTCTCGAGTGGTATTTGGATGTAAGTTTTAAAAGAGCTGGGTTTTCAATGGGCATTTCCGAGGAAGGCACAAGATCTATTTATTATGGAGTCGTGGTGTCCCATAGCGAAAAGATTCTCTAGATTCTGGTATATGATAATTCATTGCATATTTTGTCGATATGGTTGGaaagaaataacagaatatttGAAGATGTGTCGGAGTCCGTAGACAAAGTctgagagaaaataaaattcagaGTCACCAATTGGACGACAAAGTTGCCAGAGTACAATCATTTATGTATTTCAGACATAGTTAGGGATTGGAAATTTGTATGGACATGAGGTAGTGTGATAGTATCATAGCGTAGTGCTTTAGCGACTTCTCTTGTAACGTTTTCGCGGATTACTCATCTGCGTCTATTGTAAAACATTTCACTATTATAATAAAGTTAgttttctataaaaaaaaagtcTCCGCAAGTGAGAGCATCTTCAAGTTCGAGTTATCGCCATTGAAGCATCATTTGATACTTTTGCCATCCTCTTGCTCTCTTCAAAGGCTTCTTTGTTTTGTACAGTGTCGATCGGTGCACAAATATTCTTCAAAGCAAGATTCAGAGTGTGCACAACACAAGGTGTCCACAATATGTATGGGTACTTTGCCTCAACAAGTAACCCAGCGGCTTTGCATACGGGAGCATTATCCATTATCACTAGAACAACATTCTGGTGTCCCACTTCATTTATGGAATTAATCAGCAACTAACTTAGAGATGAAACCTTTATCCTTGTACTCATCTTCACAATTTATTGACTTTAGAAACATAGGACCACATTCACACACAAACATCATATTAATAAGCGATCTTCTTTGTACATCTGTCCGCCCATCACTACAAATACTAACACCTTTTTGTTTCCAAGCAGCTTTTGTTGGCTCCAACAACTTTTCAATATGAGccttttctttttgaaaaaatGTAGTTCTCAATAACTTGTATCCGAGTGGAAGATAACCTAGAATCGTTCGTTGAGTAGCCATACTGAACCTCGCAATTTAAGAGTGGAGCTCATCTCTATCATTCAAGTCAAAACCTTTTTCAAGAAGGTGTTCCTATTCTTTTCTTTGTTGGATCATCACTTCGCGAGAAAAAAGGACTGCTACATAGGATTTTGAAGCCATGTTTGATGATGCAGATGATGAAGGAAATTGAACTTCTTTCGGTTTAGCATTCTTCCTTCTCAATTCAGTGTCATCCACAGGTTGTTGCATATGCTTTATTTGACGTATAGAAACAGCCACACAACTAGCAATTCCAAAGCCTTTGAGTTTGAATAGGTGTGTTTTCACCCTCAAGTACGATCCCTTGCACACTTTAGCACATATGTTACACGACCAAGTAATATTTCCTCCTCCAGCCCCCTTTTCAATCTTGGTTATAAATTTTCACAAAAGAAGAATAATCAT
This sequence is a window from Primulina tabacum isolate GXHZ01 chromosome 17, ASM2559414v2, whole genome shotgun sequence. Protein-coding genes within it:
- the LOC142530388 gene encoding uncharacterized protein LOC142530388 isoform X2, with translation MLPNFNGNPNNGNNASAPQQVIGNPGSFCPNPMQIRPQFQMGVLNPQLAMPPFTNPNAYFAPTQLFPFPPGHAQNFSCSSLNPIFAHNAVNSPQLLHNGQFNVPNLVQNVNQLLQMQIASCRPQNFTSAPSNMMNGNENVLQLMNGNASKQMHGNVNAAKDFGTPQHQQNLHINSPRAAKLQSNAGEFHGANNNWKRSNKKNLSGNFKGDASQRGFVKQRFHHKQYSKGNSKFHNENQGKGSKNGANTSILSDTGKQIQVEKGRPLTLNYTEQEIQQWREQRKKNYPSKANMEKKLKDNSMRLEVTDAVAKIRRQELKEILEKQAELGCEVAEIPSCYLPDSERQTDGRVKDQHVFGKRERFPNKFDRQGKFHQNFHDRNDCFAKKQRLASDSTHLDNKREPSLLQKLLYSDIKRDATYLLQTFRFMVMNSFFADWPSKSLRFPVVVIKESGDESGSSEKKNQVAVDDVSASPGRDFVIKNVGQSLQEEGEITV
- the LOC142530388 gene encoding uncharacterized protein LOC142530388 isoform X1, whose product is MLPNFNGNPKPTMLQNFNGNPNNGNNASAPQQVIGNPGSFCPNPMQIRPQFQMGVLNPQLAMPPFTNPNAYFAPTQLFPFPPGHAQNFSCSSLNPIFAHNAVNSPQLLHNGQFNVPNLVQNVNQLLQMQIASCRPQNFTSAPSNMMNGNENVLQLMNGNASKQMHGNVNAAKDFGTPQHQQNLHINSPRAAKLQSNAGEFHGANNNWKRSNKKNLSGNFKGDASQRGFVKQRFHHKQYSKGNSKFHNENQGKGSKNGANTSILSDTGKQIQVEKGRPLTLNYTEQEIQQWREQRKKNYPSKANMEKKLKDNSMRLEVTDAVAKIRRQELKEILEKQAELGCEVAEIPSCYLPDSERQTDGRVKDQHVFGKRERFPNKFDRQGKFHQNFHDRNDCFAKKQRLASDSTHLDNKREPSLLQKLLYSDIKRDATYLLQTFRFMVMNSFFADWPSKSLRFPVVVIKESGDESGSSEKKNQVAVDDVSASPGRDFVIKNVGQSLQEEGEITV